Proteins encoded within one genomic window of Amorphoplanes friuliensis DSM 7358:
- a CDS encoding DUF4232 domain-containing protein, which translates to MDLETDLRTALGDSRHELVPPPHATETIVRNVCRRRRRRTVTWAAAGLIVVAVGVPVALRVSPSDSTVVTADGTVGWVAEPLAQAPQLARRSPRPAAPACDPAKLNPTIGYEDVLAADGTMLRSVVVTNRTDRRCTLSGIPTVKGTLTSTGARTTVVAYPVADEPGELRQYPATIDPGEAARVDVTKGSAGCDATELTDVVLEFGARSFPASPKSDEVMCAPRAGSWYVRPPLLNAPVMAKISAPAQVRRGETFDYTVELTNGYNRTFSYGGCPAYRQEFAGSKGWFRLNCGPRKIGPHSSVTYAMRATVPKDAEKGGRLTWMAAMPDGEVVIANLDTGGVPVEIVK; encoded by the coding sequence ATGGACCTGGAAACCGATCTGCGGACCGCCCTGGGCGACTCCCGTCACGAGCTTGTCCCTCCGCCGCACGCCACCGAGACGATCGTCCGCAACGTGTGTCGCCGCCGGCGTCGCCGCACGGTTACCTGGGCCGCGGCCGGGCTGATCGTGGTCGCTGTGGGAGTGCCGGTCGCGCTGCGTGTGTCGCCGTCCGATTCCACGGTCGTCACCGCGGACGGCACGGTGGGCTGGGTCGCCGAGCCGCTGGCGCAGGCGCCGCAGCTGGCCCGGCGCAGTCCGCGTCCCGCCGCGCCGGCCTGCGATCCGGCCAAGCTCAATCCGACCATCGGTTACGAAGACGTCCTCGCCGCGGACGGCACGATGCTCCGCAGTGTCGTGGTCACCAACCGGACCGACCGCCGCTGCACGCTGTCCGGCATACCGACGGTGAAGGGCACGCTGACGTCGACGGGTGCCCGGACGACGGTGGTCGCCTACCCGGTCGCGGACGAGCCCGGTGAGCTGCGCCAATATCCGGCGACGATCGACCCGGGCGAGGCGGCCCGCGTCGACGTGACCAAGGGCAGTGCGGGCTGCGACGCAACCGAGCTGACCGACGTGGTGCTGGAGTTCGGGGCACGGTCCTTCCCGGCCTCACCGAAGTCGGACGAGGTGATGTGCGCGCCGCGGGCCGGCTCCTGGTATGTCCGGCCGCCGCTGCTCAACGCACCGGTGATGGCGAAGATCAGCGCGCCGGCGCAGGTCAGGCGAGGGGAGACCTTCGACTACACGGTCGAGCTCACCAACGGCTACAACCGGACCTTCTCGTACGGCGGTTGCCCGGCGTACCGGCAGGAGTTCGCGGGGAGCAAGGGGTGGTTCCGGCTCAACTGCGGACCACGGAAGATCGGCCCCCACTCGTCGGTCACGTACGCGATGCGGGCCACCGTGCCGAAGGACGCCGAGAAGGGTGGCCGGCTGACGTGGATGGCGGCGATGCCCGACGGTGAGGTTGTCATCGCGAACCTCGACACGGGTGGCGTACCGGTCGAGATCGTGAAATGA
- a CDS encoding GNAT family N-acetyltransferase, whose product MLRPAADADRDTVLAWRNHPDVRAVSLTTHVIAPEEHAKWWDVVLEDPDRHVLIHDDSGVVIFDCREDPPSWSFYLDVEGLGAGLLAGWMRLEKEAVAYAFGELGLTRLGGETLATNKQVLALHRRFGFTEVRRYERLIDGTPQVVVWTERGIPQ is encoded by the coding sequence GTGCTGCGTCCCGCTGCCGATGCCGACCGCGACACCGTGCTCGCCTGGCGCAACCACCCCGACGTGCGCGCGGTCAGCCTGACCACCCACGTGATCGCGCCCGAGGAACACGCGAAGTGGTGGGACGTGGTCCTCGAGGACCCGGACCGGCACGTGCTCATCCACGACGACAGCGGCGTTGTCATCTTCGACTGCCGGGAGGACCCGCCGAGCTGGAGTTTCTACCTCGACGTCGAGGGACTGGGGGCGGGTCTGCTCGCGGGCTGGATGCGGCTCGAGAAGGAAGCCGTCGCGTACGCGTTCGGTGAGCTGGGGCTGACCCGGCTGGGCGGGGAGACGCTCGCCACCAACAAACAGGTGCTCGCGCTGCACCGGCGCTTCGGGTTCACCGAGGTGCGCCGGTACGAGCGACTGATCGACGGCACGCCACAGGTTGTGGTGTGGACCGAAAGAGGGATACCGCAGTGA
- the crcB gene encoding fluoride efflux transporter CrcB, which produces MTLLLVALGAAVGAPLRYLTDRAVQARHSSGFPWGTFTVNIAGSLLLGFLLGLPVAPWLAALLGTGFCGALTTYSTFSLEILRLARGGERFLAAAYAIGSVLAGLGAAMVGVLIAQAV; this is translated from the coding sequence ATGACCCTGCTGCTGGTCGCCCTGGGCGCGGCGGTCGGTGCGCCCCTGCGTTACCTGACGGACCGCGCGGTCCAGGCCCGGCACAGCTCCGGCTTCCCGTGGGGCACGTTCACGGTCAACATCGCCGGATCGCTGCTGCTGGGCTTCCTGCTCGGGCTCCCCGTCGCCCCCTGGCTGGCCGCCCTTCTGGGTACGGGATTCTGCGGCGCCCTCACGACGTACTCGACCTTCAGTCTCGAGATCCTGCGCCTGGCCCGCGGGGGTGAGCGGTTCCTCGCTGCGGCGTACGCGATCGGCAGTGTCCTGGCCGGTCTCGGCGCGGCAATGGTCGGGGTGCTCATCGCGCAAGCGGTGTGA
- a CDS encoding DUF4190 domain-containing protein, which produces MNEQPPAYGDAQGFGAAPAGQLPPPPAYPPGAPYANYPPPPHQQQQHTGTNGFAIASLIFGLLGGVLFGIIFGIVALTQIRKRGQRGKGMAIAGLSLAGCWLLLIAGGATYGIISAANEGPPGQRADDSMSISRLEAGDCLETLEETTYVGRMPVVACTTPHEGEVYAVFDLAEGPWPGEEKVREAAAKRCNTEFDLYAKKSDVELEFYSITPVSSDWWSDRGVICIVTDPAGRTTTSVAD; this is translated from the coding sequence GTGAACGAACAGCCTCCGGCCTACGGGGATGCCCAGGGCTTCGGCGCCGCGCCCGCCGGCCAGCTCCCGCCGCCTCCGGCGTACCCACCGGGCGCGCCCTACGCGAACTACCCGCCGCCGCCGCACCAGCAGCAACAGCACACCGGGACCAACGGTTTTGCCATCGCGTCGCTGATCTTCGGCCTGCTCGGTGGTGTGCTGTTCGGCATCATCTTCGGCATCGTCGCGCTGACCCAGATCCGCAAGCGTGGCCAGCGGGGCAAGGGCATGGCGATCGCCGGCCTCTCCCTGGCGGGCTGCTGGCTGCTGCTCATCGCCGGCGGCGCGACCTACGGCATCATCTCGGCAGCCAACGAAGGCCCGCCCGGGCAGCGTGCCGACGACAGCATGTCAATCTCGCGGCTCGAGGCGGGCGACTGCCTCGAGACCCTGGAGGAGACGACCTACGTCGGGCGCATGCCGGTGGTCGCCTGCACCACGCCCCACGAGGGTGAGGTCTACGCCGTGTTCGACCTGGCCGAAGGTCCCTGGCCCGGCGAGGAGAAGGTGCGGGAAGCGGCCGCGAAGCGCTGCAACACCGAGTTCGACCTCTACGCCAAGAAGTCCGACGTCGAGCTCGAGTTCTACTCGATCACGCCCGTGTCGAGCGACTGGTGGAGTGACCGCGGGGTGATCTGCATCGTCACCGACCCGGCCGGCAGGACCACGACGTCAGTGGCCGACTGA
- a CDS encoding NAD(P)/FAD-dependent oxidoreductase: MGLTRKDVLKLAGASAGAAAVGRLGLAGAGALPQPEAMAQASVLGSDSIITRDVAVIGGGATGTYAAIRLRDMGKSVAVIETADRLGGHTHTYTDPATGGKVDIGVIVWHELPIVRDWFARFDVPLEKASFDSPGMVSKYVDYRTGKEVTGYTPSDPSAALGAYAAQLAQYPYLEAGFDLPNPVPPDLLLPFGDFVKKYDLGAVVGTIFNFGQGLGDLLRQPTLYVFKNFGLDILRNLQVGFLTTARHNNSELYEKARAELGADALLRSRVVATDRDAAGYANILVQTPSGLKIIRAKKLVVTIPPKLDNLFGFDLDATEAGLFAQFGNSAYYTGLLRNTGIPDNMAVTNIGQGTAYNLPSLPGVYSISPSGIPGLHQVKYGSPYQLSETSVKADILAGVKRLRTAGTVDTRTPEFAVFSSHSPFELTVPTGAIKSGFYKKLGALQGRNRTFYTGAAFHTHDSSLLWQFTEALLPRIAA, encoded by the coding sequence ATGGGCCTGACTCGGAAAGATGTGCTGAAGCTCGCCGGAGCGAGCGCCGGAGCCGCGGCGGTGGGCCGGCTGGGCCTCGCGGGTGCGGGAGCGCTCCCGCAGCCCGAGGCGATGGCCCAGGCGTCGGTGCTGGGCAGCGACTCGATCATCACGCGGGACGTCGCGGTGATCGGCGGCGGCGCCACGGGTACCTACGCGGCGATCCGCCTGAGGGACATGGGCAAGAGCGTCGCCGTGATCGAGACCGCCGACCGGCTCGGTGGCCACACGCACACCTACACCGACCCGGCGACGGGCGGCAAGGTCGACATCGGCGTCATCGTCTGGCACGAGCTGCCGATCGTGCGCGACTGGTTCGCTCGCTTCGACGTGCCGCTGGAGAAGGCGTCCTTCGACAGCCCCGGCATGGTGTCGAAGTACGTCGACTACCGCACCGGCAAGGAGGTCACCGGGTACACCCCGAGCGACCCGTCGGCCGCTCTGGGGGCGTACGCCGCGCAGCTCGCCCAGTACCCGTACCTGGAGGCGGGCTTCGACCTGCCCAACCCGGTGCCGCCGGACCTGCTGCTGCCGTTCGGCGACTTCGTCAAGAAGTACGACTTGGGCGCGGTCGTCGGCACGATCTTCAACTTCGGCCAGGGCCTCGGTGACCTGCTGCGTCAGCCGACCCTGTACGTCTTCAAGAACTTCGGTCTCGACATCCTGCGCAACCTGCAGGTCGGCTTCCTGACCACGGCCCGGCACAACAACAGCGAGCTCTACGAGAAGGCCCGCGCCGAGCTCGGTGCGGACGCCCTGCTGCGCAGCCGGGTCGTCGCCACCGACCGGGACGCCGCCGGGTACGCGAACATCCTGGTGCAGACCCCGTCCGGTCTGAAGATCATCCGGGCGAAGAAGCTCGTGGTGACGATCCCGCCGAAGCTCGACAACCTGTTCGGCTTCGACCTCGACGCGACCGAGGCCGGGCTGTTCGCCCAGTTCGGCAACAGCGCCTATTACACGGGTCTGCTGCGGAACACCGGGATCCCGGACAACATGGCCGTGACCAACATCGGCCAGGGCACGGCGTACAACCTGCCGTCGCTGCCCGGTGTTTACTCGATCTCCCCGTCGGGCATCCCGGGCCTGCACCAGGTGAAGTACGGCAGCCCGTACCAGCTCTCCGAGACGTCCGTGAAGGCGGACATCCTGGCGGGCGTGAAGCGGCTGCGGACCGCCGGCACGGTCGACACGAGGACGCCGGAGTTCGCGGTGTTCTCCAGCCACAGCCCGTTCGAGCTGACCGTCCCCACGGGCGCGATCAAGTCGGGCTTCTACAAGAAGCTGGGTGCGCTGCAGGGACGCAACCGCACGTTCTACACGGGCGCCGCGTTCCACACGCACGACTCGTCGCTGCTGTGGCAGTTCACCGAGGCGCTGCTGCCGCGCATCGCCGCCTGA
- a CDS encoding glycosyltransferase family 2 protein codes for MNTVLLSVVVPVYAVEGYLYQCLESIRAGLSPADTAAVEVIAVDDASPDSCGDMLDSYAARHGDLRVVHLSQNVGLGLARNAGLAEARGEYVWFVDSDDWLPAGSVTEVLTALRRDEPDVLLIDHLRVHENGRLEVDASSHVLQDTSLPSLLRLQHTAWNRVVRRGLLTELDLRFQPGWYEDVPFSNPVLIAAKRVSVLDRVCYHYRVGRLGAITATRSDRHFEAFDQYDRMLAWVAARDPEPWLRHQLFTLMVNHLLVVAGNDGRLHPRRRRAFFKRIAAHYRRYQPAGHVPDGGIKHCLVRLNSYPMYAGLRHAYRIVKSDPEPSPAVRPSLASSPRPAQAAPIR; via the coding sequence ATGAATACCGTGCTGCTGTCGGTCGTCGTCCCGGTGTACGCCGTCGAGGGCTACCTCTATCAGTGCCTCGAGTCGATCCGGGCCGGTCTGAGCCCGGCCGACACCGCGGCCGTCGAGGTCATCGCGGTGGACGACGCGTCGCCGGACAGCTGTGGTGACATGCTCGACAGCTACGCGGCCCGGCACGGTGACCTGCGTGTTGTGCACCTGAGCCAGAACGTCGGGCTGGGTCTGGCCCGCAACGCCGGACTGGCCGAGGCCCGCGGCGAGTACGTGTGGTTCGTCGACAGCGACGACTGGCTGCCGGCGGGTTCGGTCACCGAGGTCCTGACCGCACTCCGGCGGGACGAACCGGACGTTCTGCTCATCGATCACCTGCGGGTGCACGAGAACGGCCGCCTGGAGGTTGACGCCAGCAGCCACGTGCTGCAGGACACCTCGTTGCCGAGCCTGCTCCGGCTGCAGCACACGGCGTGGAATCGCGTCGTCCGCCGCGGCCTGCTCACCGAGCTCGACCTGCGGTTCCAGCCCGGCTGGTACGAGGACGTGCCGTTCAGCAACCCGGTGCTGATCGCCGCGAAGCGTGTGAGTGTGCTCGACCGGGTCTGTTACCACTACCGGGTCGGCCGGCTCGGGGCGATCACCGCGACCCGGAGCGACCGCCATTTCGAGGCCTTCGACCAGTACGACCGGATGCTCGCCTGGGTGGCCGCCCGCGACCCCGAGCCGTGGCTGCGCCACCAGTTGTTCACCTTGATGGTCAACCACCTGCTGGTCGTCGCGGGCAACGACGGGCGGCTGCACCCGCGCCGCCGCCGGGCGTTCTTCAAGCGCATCGCCGCCCACTACCGCCGCTACCAGCCCGCGGGTCACGTGCCGGACGGCGGGATCAAGCACTGTCTGGTCCGGCTGAACAGCTACCCGATGTACGCCGGGCTGCGTCACGCGTACCGGATCGTCAAGAGCGACCCCGAGCCGTCACCTGCGGTTCGCCCCAGTCTCGCCTCGTCGCCACGACCGGCTCAGGCTGCGCCCATACGGTGA
- a CDS encoding putative bifunctional diguanylate cyclase/phosphodiesterase has protein sequence MGASELPLARHDRLLQTSGALALVSVVLVAADFWHPFGPKVLLWVPQVAGAVVAFLAFRRTALAPALPDPTRRFWRLLTWAVACVGVGITAQTFDVLTTDDPRGEHTGPAMLGLCGVGVAFIMYALYRLPLGRQTPGELLRVILDAGTLMLATAVFIWQFSTRNALNTGDRTAVYVSLFVTVIALLAVFAVAKFVLSSHLYVDNRALRMLGLAMLVGAVGPMLRAPFEAVDPHLFPDMASAPVVYFFATFAATYQRAATYGPRRGTVTRRQRSFSLLPYAAVAAVDGLLIAVTMRHDSGEFVVVAAAVLITALVVLRQLTAFRDNSRLLERLDHGATHDALTQLPNRVLFHTRLQKALNTPGDRPVAVALIDLDDFKEVNDTLGHEVGDLLLVGVAQRLQGCVRTEDTVARLGGDEFVVVLDDADPAAADQAAERMLNALRQPVYADGHELPIRASIGIADGRTGDEPSVLLRHADIAMYAAKNLTGTTYLHYEAGMAANGSEHAHLGAELREAITGDQLFLVYQPIVSLDDGRIMGSEALVRWAHPTRGTLAPDSFIPVAERTGLIVPLGRWVIRTAFAQLAAWIAEHGEAAPGVLNVNVSARDLREPGFADGVAALLTEHHLTADRIVLEITETMALEPGQSVVNLHRLRALGLRVSLDDFGTGHSTLTLLHDCPIDEIKLDRSFTQAEIDGRPPVSAAVIHLAQALGLHAVAEGVETAEQAEQLLSLGYIAAQGYYFARPMPADKFSELLHEDRSLMPTLVAAGQAFPAIKG, from the coding sequence ATGGGCGCGTCCGAGCTGCCTCTCGCCCGCCATGATCGGCTGCTGCAGACGTCAGGTGCCCTCGCGCTCGTCTCGGTCGTGCTGGTGGCGGCCGACTTCTGGCACCCGTTCGGGCCCAAGGTGCTGCTCTGGGTGCCGCAGGTGGCCGGGGCCGTCGTGGCCTTCCTGGCCTTCCGCCGCACCGCGCTCGCGCCCGCACTGCCGGACCCCACCCGACGCTTCTGGCGCCTGCTGACCTGGGCCGTGGCCTGTGTCGGCGTCGGCATCACCGCGCAGACCTTCGACGTCCTGACCACGGACGATCCGCGCGGCGAGCACACCGGGCCCGCCATGCTCGGCCTCTGCGGCGTCGGCGTGGCCTTCATCATGTACGCCCTCTACCGGCTGCCGCTGGGCCGTCAGACCCCGGGTGAGCTGCTCCGGGTGATCCTCGACGCCGGCACGCTGATGCTGGCCACAGCGGTGTTCATCTGGCAGTTCTCGACCCGGAACGCGCTGAACACCGGCGACCGGACCGCCGTTTACGTGTCGCTCTTCGTCACTGTCATCGCCCTGCTCGCCGTCTTCGCGGTGGCCAAGTTCGTTCTGTCCAGCCACCTCTACGTCGACAACCGCGCCCTGCGGATGCTCGGCCTGGCCATGCTGGTCGGCGCGGTCGGTCCGATGCTGCGTGCGCCGTTCGAAGCGGTCGACCCGCATTTGTTCCCGGACATGGCCAGCGCACCCGTCGTCTACTTCTTCGCCACCTTCGCGGCGACCTACCAGCGTGCCGCCACCTACGGCCCGCGGCGCGGAACGGTCACCCGGCGGCAGCGCTCCTTCAGCCTGCTCCCGTACGCGGCCGTCGCCGCGGTGGACGGACTACTCATCGCGGTCACCATGCGTCACGACAGCGGGGAGTTCGTGGTCGTCGCGGCAGCCGTGCTGATCACCGCCCTGGTGGTGTTGCGGCAGCTCACCGCGTTCCGCGACAACAGCCGCCTGCTGGAACGCCTCGATCACGGCGCCACCCACGACGCCCTGACCCAGCTGCCGAACCGCGTGCTCTTCCACACCCGGCTCCAGAAGGCCCTGAACACTCCCGGCGACCGCCCGGTGGCCGTCGCCCTGATCGACCTCGACGACTTCAAGGAGGTCAACGACACCCTGGGTCACGAGGTCGGCGACCTGCTCCTCGTCGGTGTCGCCCAGCGCCTCCAGGGCTGCGTCCGCACCGAGGACACGGTCGCCCGCCTCGGCGGTGACGAGTTCGTGGTGGTCCTCGACGACGCCGACCCGGCCGCCGCGGACCAGGCCGCCGAACGGATGCTGAACGCGCTGCGCCAGCCCGTCTACGCCGACGGCCACGAGCTGCCGATCCGGGCCAGCATCGGCATCGCCGACGGCCGGACCGGCGACGAACCCTCGGTCCTGCTGCGGCACGCCGACATCGCGATGTACGCGGCCAAGAACCTCACCGGCACGACCTACCTGCACTACGAGGCCGGCATGGCGGCGAACGGCTCGGAACACGCCCACCTGGGTGCCGAGCTGCGCGAAGCCATCACCGGCGATCAGCTCTTCCTCGTCTACCAGCCGATCGTCTCGCTCGACGACGGCCGGATCATGGGCTCCGAGGCACTGGTCCGCTGGGCCCACCCGACCCGCGGCACCCTGGCCCCGGACTCGTTCATCCCCGTCGCCGAACGCACCGGCCTGATCGTGCCGCTCGGCCGCTGGGTCATACGGACAGCCTTCGCGCAGCTCGCCGCCTGGATCGCGGAACACGGCGAGGCGGCACCCGGCGTCCTGAACGTCAACGTCTCGGCCCGCGACCTGCGCGAACCCGGCTTCGCTGACGGCGTGGCCGCCCTCCTGACCGAACACCACCTCACTGCCGACCGCATCGTCCTCGAGATCACCGAGACGATGGCGCTCGAACCGGGCCAGTCCGTCGTCAACCTCCACCGCCTGCGCGCCCTGGGCCTGCGGGTGTCACTCGACGACTTCGGCACCGGCCACTCCACGCTGACACTGCTGCACGACTGCCCCATCGACGAGATCAAACTGGACCGCTCGTTCACCCAGGCGGAGATCGACGGCCGCCCGCCCGTGTCCGCCGCGGTGATCCACCTCGCGCAGGCGCTGGGACTCCACGCGGTCGCGGAAGGCGTCGAAACCGCCGAACAGGCCGAACAACTGCTCTCACTCGGCTACATCGCCGCACAGGGCTACTACTTCGCGCGGCCGATGCCGGCGGACAAATTCTCCGAACTGCTGCACGAGGACCGCTCACTGATGCCGACCTTGGTTGCCGCCGGGCAAGCTTTTCCGGCCATCAAGGGTTGA
- a CDS encoding fluoride efflux transporter FluC yields MREDPDLPVLAAISAGGVVGALARYGISTAWPHDPPAFNWAIWTVNVTGCLLIGVLMVLISRFWPEQRLIRPFWGVGVLGGYTTFSTATVDVLHTAPATALLYLTATLIGAILAVWAGTVLAEAVVRR; encoded by the coding sequence GTGCGCGAAGATCCGGACCTCCCGGTGCTGGCGGCGATCTCGGCCGGCGGTGTCGTGGGCGCGCTGGCCCGCTACGGCATCTCCACCGCCTGGCCGCACGACCCGCCGGCGTTCAACTGGGCGATCTGGACCGTCAACGTCACCGGGTGCCTGCTGATCGGCGTCCTGATGGTCCTGATCAGCCGGTTCTGGCCGGAGCAGCGCCTGATCCGCCCGTTCTGGGGTGTGGGTGTCCTCGGCGGTTACACCACTTTCTCCACCGCCACCGTCGACGTCCTGCACACGGCGCCGGCAACGGCCCTGCTCTACCTCACGGCCACCCTGATCGGCGCGATCCTGGCGGTCTGGGCCGGCACGGTCCTCGCGGAAGCGGTGGTCCGCCGATGA
- a CDS encoding SigE family RNA polymerase sigma factor, with protein MNRWDAPMEFEDFIRSRHAALLRFAHVLTGDPHVAQDVVQEALERAGMSWRRIQRKDDPEGYVRRAIVNRHLNRIRSLRRERLVDAPPDAGYLDAEPRDTTIWNLLATLPKKQRAALVCRYYLDLSEAQTAELLGCSVGTVKSNSSRALAKLRAALPATTIGSGI; from the coding sequence ATGAACCGCTGGGATGCACCGATGGAGTTCGAGGACTTCATCCGCAGCAGACATGCCGCGCTGCTGCGCTTCGCCCACGTGCTGACCGGTGATCCGCACGTAGCGCAGGACGTCGTGCAGGAGGCGCTGGAACGCGCGGGCATGTCCTGGCGCCGGATCCAGCGCAAGGACGACCCGGAGGGGTACGTCCGCCGGGCCATCGTGAACCGCCACCTCAACCGGATCCGGTCCCTGCGCCGGGAACGGCTGGTCGACGCCCCGCCGGACGCCGGATATCTCGACGCCGAGCCGCGCGACACGACGATCTGGAACCTGCTGGCCACCCTGCCCAAGAAACAGCGGGCGGCGCTGGTCTGCCGTTACTACCTGGACCTGTCCGAGGCGCAGACCGCCGAGCTGCTCGGCTGCTCGGTGGGCACGGTCAAGAGCAACAGCTCCCGTGCCCTGGCGAAGCTGCGCGCGGCACTGCCCGCGACGACGATCGGAAGTGGCATCTGA
- the pseI gene encoding pseudaminic acid synthase, translating into MSGNHNGSLDRALALVDAAADAGAHAIKIQTYTADTMTVDVKHPRFQISQGHELWGNEYLYQLYERAHTPWEWHEAIFERARGRGLTPFSSPFDRTAVDLLEKLDAPMYKIASSEITDLPLIRLCASTGKPLIISTGMASVQEIAAAVDAARGAGCQDLVVLSCTASYPAPPEHTNLRRIPVLAEAFRVPIGLSDHTLGIGVPIASVAFGACLIEKHVTLDRGDGGVDSAFSLEPAELSSLVVESERAWQALGTTSIGPTEAEKEGLRFRRSLYVVADVRAGDTVTEDNVRSIRPTGGLAPDAIGMVLGRTFTQDAAKGTPLTWDLI; encoded by the coding sequence ATGTCCGGCAACCACAACGGCTCGCTGGACCGGGCGCTGGCCCTGGTGGATGCCGCGGCCGACGCCGGCGCGCACGCCATCAAGATCCAGACGTACACGGCCGACACCATGACCGTGGACGTGAAGCACCCGCGCTTCCAGATCTCCCAGGGTCACGAGCTGTGGGGCAACGAGTACCTCTACCAGCTCTACGAGCGGGCACACACCCCGTGGGAGTGGCACGAGGCGATCTTCGAGCGCGCCCGCGGCCGCGGGCTGACGCCGTTCTCCAGCCCGTTCGACCGGACCGCGGTCGACCTGCTGGAGAAGCTGGACGCCCCGATGTACAAGATCGCGTCGTCCGAGATCACCGATCTGCCGCTGATCCGGCTGTGCGCGAGCACCGGCAAGCCGCTGATCATCTCCACCGGCATGGCGAGCGTGCAGGAGATCGCCGCTGCGGTCGACGCCGCGCGGGGCGCCGGTTGCCAGGACCTGGTCGTGCTCTCCTGCACGGCGTCGTACCCGGCCCCGCCCGAGCACACCAACCTGCGCCGCATCCCGGTGCTGGCCGAGGCGTTCCGGGTGCCGATCGGGCTGAGCGACCACACGCTCGGCATCGGCGTACCGATCGCGTCGGTGGCCTTCGGTGCGTGCCTGATCGAGAAGCACGTGACCCTCGACCGCGGCGACGGTGGTGTCGACTCCGCGTTCTCCCTCGAGCCGGCCGAGCTGAGCAGCCTGGTCGTCGAGTCGGAGCGCGCCTGGCAGGCACTCGGCACCACGTCCATCGGCCCGACCGAGGCCGAGAAGGAGGGGCTGCGGTTCCGCCGTTCCCTCTACGTGGTCGCCGACGTCCGCGCCGGTGACACCGTCACCGAGGACAACGTCCGGTCGATCCGTCCCACGGGCGGTCTGGCACCGGACGCGATCGGCATGGTTCTCGGCCGCACCTTCACCCAGGACGCGGCCAAGGGCACGCCGCTCACCTGGGACCTGATCTGA